Proteins co-encoded in one Acipenser ruthenus chromosome 3, fAciRut3.2 maternal haplotype, whole genome shotgun sequence genomic window:
- the LOC117435618 gene encoding homeobox protein engrailed-2b-like, producing the protein MEENDHNNREDDRQESGDESNIAIIPLLQAPGNLQLPHRITNFFIDNILRPDFGRRKEGTCNRDESNLPGRENLSPSAPGSGQIGLGTVAGEGTSNPHPVNGAKKGDTMSGEALKARGESGDQCQSSDSDSSQASSTTPSQPMLWPAWVYCTRYSDRPSSGPRSRKPKKKTASKEDKRPRTAFTAEQLQRLKAEFQTNRYLTEQRRQALAQELNLNESQIKIWFQNKRAKIKKSTGNKNALALHLMAQGLYNHATSSKEDKSDSD; encoded by the exons ATGGAAGAAAATGATCATAATAACCGAGAAGACGACCGGCAGGAGTCGGGCGATGAGTCCAATATAGCCATCATTCCACTTCTGCAAGCGCCTGGGAACCTGCAACTCCCGCACCGTATTACCAACTTTTTTATCGACAACATCCTACGACCAGACTTTGGGCGGAGGAAAGAGGGGACCTGCAACCGTGATGAGAGTAACCTCCCGGGGAGAGAGAACCTCAGCCCCTCGGCTCCTGGATCTGGGCAGATAGGACTAGGGACTGTAGCGGGTGAAGGGACCTCTAACCCACACCCTGTCAACGGGGCAAAGAAGGGTGACACAATGAGCGGGGAAGCCCTGAAAGCCCGCGGTGAAAGTGGTGATCAGTGCCAAAGCTCAGACTCGGACAGCTCCCAAGCCAGCTCGACTACTCCTTCGCAACCCATGCTCTGGCCAGCCTGGGTCTATTGTACTAGATACTCGGATAGGCCTTCATCAG GGCCCAGATCTCGTAAACCAAAGAAGAAGACCGCTAGCAAGGAAGACAAGCGGCCCAGGACTGCGTTCACAGCGGAACAGCTCCAGAGACTGAAGGCCGAGTTTCAGACAAACCGGTACCTGACCGAGCAGAGGCGGCAAGCTCTGGCTCAGGAACTCAATCTGAACGAATCTCAAATCAAAATCTGGTTTCAAAACAAACGAGCCAAAATTAAGAAATCCACGGGCAACAAGAACGCACTGGCACTACACTTAATGGCACAGGGCCTCTACAATCATGCCACATCATCAAAAGAGGACAAATCAGATAGCGATTAA